One genomic window of Polyangium aurulentum includes the following:
- a CDS encoding DUF2169 family type VI secretion system accessory protein has translation MQILSFGPVRTGSRVWQARGGSFVLTVVCKTTYWLKPGEAQVLVEQEAINETDDHWDDDPNRSVRAPSDLMPTKPRPEVTLVGYAYAPNKQPVRSLVARLVVGDVDKSIEVFGDRTFLSDGTLQEGPRFTRMRLTWERAAGGPGTNNPVGIRADNRDAYGRRALPNLQPIGTYVASIDDYVPPIGFGPIAESWPSRADLVGRVPPPAGTGLEGPSAAYFNAAPSDQLLGMLRENERIVLENLHPEHQRLVTNLPGLRPAIFVDRGRGAPHRASACADALWIDTDRSVATLTWRALIPLAAQDEPGRVLVGMEASGHELSFAELAQSIASGKVTDEDDETGDDSPIATITGAYSVGGPALPFSARQQQGEIVRAPAAALPFRPSSSASPAGAARPVVPSIQTPPQPPVRRPPSTSAMPAPSVGITLPGTVISSALGVPAPPPVPPAPVTAPPPVPPAPVAPRPSVSPSRPPPPVPPAPVLANMPASLGTPRGPQGAENARSSASPWASGNATAQRETLGTQAAAAAAVAAEPAKESAADGGALGASNEAAGIRPWSAPRRELRAVVSGDDESEKPAISRELLQLVWFERSFVPRIRRVAAWKKLLAELEQRGPDKGIDDVLAGKEAWEIEDRREIFEILARGERTDERGLLHAMDDAIREDGKYATPIVTLGGDIEVQFDELEVLRALSTAAAPLVGPTDEGLKAALEAADKFLGRAGLSWAPVVPEGLSNRIRESFAREKKSLPPDALDVQAERALLGGRHYQKREIFGGTYLRLLLRLSSEGQPLVAYAPEDAAKKLPIFRKFRARIIGELHPSQDQYELRHESIRVLALGTVTYPDRGTAGAKG, from the coding sequence ATGCAAATCCTCTCGTTCGGTCCCGTTCGTACGGGGTCTCGCGTGTGGCAGGCGCGTGGCGGGAGCTTCGTGCTCACGGTCGTTTGCAAAACCACGTATTGGCTCAAGCCTGGCGAGGCGCAGGTCCTGGTCGAGCAAGAGGCGATCAACGAGACCGACGATCACTGGGACGACGACCCGAATCGGAGCGTGCGCGCGCCGAGCGATCTGATGCCCACCAAGCCGCGGCCCGAGGTCACGCTCGTCGGCTATGCGTACGCGCCGAACAAGCAGCCCGTCCGCTCGCTCGTGGCGCGCCTCGTGGTCGGCGACGTGGACAAGTCGATCGAGGTCTTCGGCGATAGAACTTTCCTGTCGGACGGCACGCTGCAAGAAGGGCCACGCTTCACGCGCATGCGCCTCACGTGGGAGCGCGCCGCCGGCGGCCCAGGGACGAACAACCCCGTCGGCATCCGCGCCGACAACCGCGACGCTTATGGCCGCAGGGCATTGCCGAACCTGCAGCCGATCGGCACCTACGTCGCGAGCATCGACGATTACGTTCCGCCGATCGGGTTCGGTCCCATCGCGGAGAGCTGGCCGTCGCGCGCGGACCTCGTGGGGCGCGTGCCGCCCCCCGCGGGCACGGGGCTCGAGGGCCCGAGCGCGGCTTACTTCAATGCCGCGCCCTCCGATCAGCTCCTCGGCATGTTGCGGGAGAACGAGCGCATCGTGCTCGAGAACCTGCACCCGGAGCACCAGCGCCTCGTGACGAACCTGCCGGGGCTCCGGCCCGCGATCTTCGTCGATCGAGGGCGGGGCGCGCCTCATCGCGCGTCGGCGTGCGCGGACGCATTGTGGATCGACACCGACCGCAGCGTCGCGACCCTCACCTGGCGCGCGCTGATCCCGCTGGCGGCGCAGGACGAGCCGGGGCGCGTGCTCGTGGGCATGGAGGCGTCCGGGCACGAGCTGTCGTTTGCCGAACTCGCACAAAGCATCGCGAGCGGAAAGGTGACGGACGAGGACGACGAGACCGGCGACGATTCGCCCATCGCGACGATCACCGGCGCGTATTCGGTTGGCGGGCCCGCATTGCCATTCTCCGCGAGGCAGCAACAAGGCGAGATCGTGCGCGCGCCCGCCGCCGCGCTGCCCTTTCGACCGTCCTCCTCGGCCTCACCGGCGGGGGCCGCGCGTCCCGTCGTGCCCTCGATCCAGACGCCGCCGCAGCCTCCCGTGAGGAGGCCGCCCTCCACGTCGGCCATGCCCGCGCCCTCGGTGGGCATTACATTGCCGGGCACGGTCATTTCCTCCGCGCTCGGCGTTCCCGCGCCGCCGCCCGTGCCCCCCGCGCCGGTCACCGCGCCGCCGCCCGTGCCCCCCGCGCCGGTCGCCCCAAGGCCGAGCGTATCGCCGTCGAGGCCGCCGCCGCCCGTGCCGCCGGCCCCGGTTCTCGCGAACATGCCCGCGAGCCTGGGCACGCCGCGCGGTCCGCAGGGAGCGGAGAATGCGCGCTCGAGCGCGAGCCCGTGGGCGTCGGGCAATGCGACGGCGCAGCGCGAGACGCTCGGGACGCAGGCTGCGGCGGCCGCGGCGGTCGCGGCCGAGCCGGCCAAGGAATCGGCGGCGGACGGCGGTGCGCTCGGAGCGTCGAACGAGGCCGCGGGCATTCGCCCCTGGAGCGCGCCGCGCAGGGAGCTGCGCGCGGTCGTCTCCGGCGACGACGAATCCGAAAAGCCCGCAATCAGCCGCGAGCTTTTGCAACTCGTGTGGTTCGAGCGCTCGTTCGTGCCGCGAATCCGCCGCGTGGCCGCGTGGAAGAAGCTGCTCGCCGAACTCGAGCAGCGCGGCCCGGACAAGGGGATCGACGACGTGCTCGCCGGCAAGGAGGCCTGGGAAATCGAGGATCGCCGCGAGATATTCGAGATCCTCGCGCGCGGCGAGCGCACCGACGAGCGCGGCCTCCTGCACGCGATGGACGACGCCATTCGCGAGGACGGCAAGTACGCGACGCCCATCGTCACCCTGGGCGGCGATATCGAGGTGCAATTCGACGAGCTGGAGGTCCTCCGGGCGCTCTCGACCGCGGCGGCGCCGCTCGTGGGGCCGACCGACGAGGGGCTCAAGGCCGCGCTCGAGGCCGCGGACAAGTTCCTCGGCCGGGCGGGTCTGTCGTGGGCACCCGTCGTGCCGGAGGGGCTGTCGAACCGCATCCGGGAGTCGTTCGCGCGGGAGAAGAAGTCATTGCCGCCGGACGCGCTCGACGTGCAGGCCGAGCGGGCGCTGCTCGGCGGCCGCCATTACCAGAAGCGCGAGATCTTCGGCGGGACGTACCTGCGCCTGCTCTTGCGGCTATCGTCGGAGGGCCAGCCGCTCGTGGCGTACGCGCCGGAGGACGCGGCGAAGAAGCTGCCGATCTTCCGCAAGTTCAGGGCGCGGATCATCGGCGAGCTTCACCCGTCGCAGGACCAATACGAGCTGCGGCACGAGTCGATCCGCGTGCTCGCGCTCGGGACCGTGACGTACCCCGACCGCGGGACGGCCGGGGCCAAGGGCTGA
- a CDS encoding TSUP family transporter yields the protein MLVLLPFFGVLAGLLTTLAGLGGGILLLLGLSLVWGPAAALASTAPAMLLGNLHRLWMMRSEVDRPIAKAFAWGAVPGSFAGGLLAAWMPEGVLRWLMLGMTAAAVGRALDLWSWRPKASAMAPAGVGIGALSATAGGAGLLVGPLLMAAGLSGKRFVATVAAAAVALHAGRVVAYGLGGMMTGETALRAAVLTGAVMGGNLLGLWVRDRLLDEKNAHRIELASLLVCVGLSVVGVGKG from the coding sequence ATGCTGGTTCTCCTGCCGTTCTTCGGCGTGCTCGCCGGGCTCCTGACCACGCTGGCGGGTCTGGGCGGGGGGATCTTGCTCCTGCTCGGCCTGTCGCTCGTGTGGGGCCCTGCGGCGGCGCTCGCCTCGACGGCGCCGGCGATGCTCCTCGGCAACCTGCATCGGCTGTGGATGATGCGATCGGAGGTGGATCGCCCGATCGCGAAGGCGTTCGCGTGGGGCGCGGTGCCTGGCAGCTTCGCGGGCGGGCTTTTGGCGGCGTGGATGCCCGAGGGCGTGCTGCGGTGGCTGATGCTCGGGATGACGGCGGCGGCCGTCGGGCGCGCGCTGGATCTGTGGTCGTGGCGTCCGAAGGCCTCGGCGATGGCGCCTGCGGGGGTGGGGATCGGGGCGCTGAGCGCGACGGCGGGCGGTGCGGGGCTTCTGGTGGGGCCGCTGCTCATGGCGGCGGGGCTGAGCGGCAAGCGCTTCGTGGCGACGGTGGCCGCGGCGGCGGTGGCGCTGCACGCGGGGCGCGTGGTGGCGTATGGGCTCGGCGGGATGATGACGGGCGAGACGGCGCTGCGGGCGGCGGTGCTGACGGGCGCGGTGATGGGCGGCAACCTGCTCGGGCTGTGGGTGCGCGACAGGCTCCTCGACGAGAAGAATGCGCACAGGATCGAGCTCGCTTCGCTGCTCGTCTGCGTGGGGCTGAGCGTGGTCGGGGTGGGGAAGGGGTAG
- a CDS encoding sigma 54-interacting transcriptional regulator, with protein sequence MNRPPFGSDPFGLPQTGPGSGGRTSETTPQFYGPVMIPRIELCVEREAGKPTERTVVLEGELLRMGSHSSNELVIDDPMVSRFHCQLSRGGGGWRLLDSGSLNGTRVGGLRVRDADLPLPECRIELGESTVRVRELKAMATAEVPATPSFGAIYGASVVMRRLFETLKRVAKSDANVLIEGESGTGKELIATEIVRRSLRASKPLVIVDCGAISPTLIESELFGHVRGAFTGADRNRVGAFEAAEGGTVFLDEVGELPLDMQPKLLRALASREIRRMGENQARRIDVRVVAATNRRLEREVNQGRFREDLYYRLSVVTVRVPPLRERMEDIPLLVNSFLNALDATDKAHLFTADVFSEMSRYDWPGNVRELRNHVERRVVLETEAPSFRDEEGENEDESASREDRPDLGSAMVDIETPFKTAKDTMIDQFERAYLTALLAWADGNVSRAARKAQLDRMYLHRLLQRHSLRRAGALE encoded by the coding sequence ATGAACAGGCCACCGTTTGGCAGCGATCCCTTCGGCCTCCCGCAAACCGGACCCGGCTCCGGGGGCAGGACGAGCGAGACCACGCCGCAGTTCTACGGCCCCGTCATGATCCCGCGCATCGAGCTGTGCGTGGAGCGCGAGGCGGGCAAGCCCACCGAGCGCACGGTCGTCCTCGAAGGCGAGCTTCTGCGGATGGGCTCGCACTCGAGCAACGAGCTCGTGATCGACGACCCGATGGTGTCGCGCTTCCACTGCCAGCTCTCGCGCGGCGGCGGCGGCTGGCGGCTGCTCGACTCGGGCTCGCTCAACGGCACGCGCGTCGGCGGCCTGCGGGTGCGCGACGCCGATCTGCCCCTGCCCGAGTGCCGCATCGAGCTGGGCGAGTCGACCGTCCGGGTGCGCGAGCTGAAGGCGATGGCCACGGCCGAGGTCCCGGCCACGCCGAGCTTCGGCGCGATCTACGGCGCCTCGGTGGTGATGCGGCGCCTGTTCGAGACGCTCAAGCGCGTGGCCAAGAGCGACGCCAACGTGCTCATCGAGGGCGAGAGCGGCACGGGCAAGGAGCTCATCGCGACCGAGATCGTGCGCCGCAGCCTGCGGGCCTCGAAGCCGCTCGTGATCGTCGATTGCGGGGCCATCTCGCCGACGCTCATCGAGAGCGAGCTGTTCGGCCACGTCCGCGGCGCGTTCACGGGCGCCGACAGAAACCGCGTGGGCGCGTTCGAGGCTGCCGAGGGAGGCACGGTGTTCCTCGACGAGGTCGGCGAGCTGCCGCTCGACATGCAGCCGAAGCTCCTGCGCGCGCTCGCCTCGCGCGAGATCCGGCGCATGGGCGAGAACCAGGCGAGGCGCATCGACGTGCGCGTCGTGGCCGCGACGAACCGCAGGCTCGAGCGCGAGGTGAACCAGGGCCGCTTCCGCGAGGACCTCTACTACCGGCTCAGCGTGGTCACCGTGCGGGTGCCGCCCTTGCGCGAGCGGATGGAGGACATCCCGCTGCTCGTCAACTCGTTCCTCAACGCCCTCGACGCGACCGACAAGGCGCACCTGTTCACGGCCGACGTGTTCTCGGAGATGTCGCGCTACGACTGGCCGGGCAACGTGCGCGAGCTGCGAAACCACGTCGAGCGGCGCGTGGTGCTCGAGACCGAGGCCCCCTCGTTCCGCGACGAGGAAGGCGAGAACGAGGACGAAAGCGCGTCGCGCGAGGACAGGCCCGACCTCGGCTCGGCGATGGTCGACATCGAGACGCCCTTCAAGACGGCGAAGGACACGATGATCGATCAGTTCGAGCGCGCCTACCTCACGGCCCTGCTCGCGTGGGCCGACGGCAACGTCAGCCGCGCCGCGCGCAAGGCGCAGCTCGATCGGATGTACCTGCACCGGCTGTTGCAGCGCCACAGCCTGCGGCGCGCCGGCGCGCTCGAGTGA
- a CDS encoding adenylate/guanylate cyclase domain-containing protein, whose protein sequence is MKLGSLGARALMLFAAVGLVPVGVVVVLLIDANEDAVYASEQHLQASVVAEVAGMTRQGVDAVRSDARAVAVSLHQAASLPPGAQTGDGLDGVRAMLGTRRSLAAVRFEVPERNVSTVIRSGEGKPDAAVDAPASTPALRRAADEHGFGFAVTGEGKGVLVVPIPSLDRPGSVPGYVSAAVELAPLQRALEDVAARRFGGGSVGLAVVDAERKSVAASGLLATASGADTSAHPIWQRASKDSSRAVHVGWVAPYRAADGTAMMSVVEWVPELGWSVALVRPEEEAYRVLGAMRRQGALVAGFAVVLALLAALASARWVARPILELVRQTRLIGERRWRDVSLATTRTDEIGQLTTSLGRMAGDLEQGEAEIGRQARQRADLGRFLSKELVEAIVSGRHALALGGERAGVSVLFADVVAFTPLAETRSAEEVVALLNELFSVLTEVVFRHGGTVDKFIGDCIMAVWGAPVAHEDHAARALAAAEDMMRFLETANEGFRDKYGTTIELGIGINSGEAIVGNIGSDKRMEYTVIGDVVNVAARLEAVARPNQVLVAEATRALAGDAFELRLLGERALTGRQATTKVFELVTA, encoded by the coding sequence ATGAAGCTCGGATCGCTCGGCGCCCGCGCGCTCATGCTCTTCGCCGCCGTCGGCCTCGTGCCCGTCGGCGTCGTCGTGGTGCTCCTCATCGACGCCAACGAGGACGCCGTCTACGCGAGCGAGCAGCACCTGCAAGCCTCGGTGGTCGCGGAGGTCGCGGGCATGACGCGCCAGGGCGTGGACGCGGTGCGCAGCGACGCCAGGGCCGTGGCCGTCTCCCTTCATCAAGCCGCGAGCCTGCCTCCCGGAGCGCAGACGGGCGACGGCCTCGACGGCGTGCGCGCGATGCTCGGCACGCGCCGATCGCTCGCCGCGGTCCGCTTCGAGGTCCCCGAGCGCAACGTGAGCACGGTGATCCGCAGCGGAGAGGGCAAGCCCGACGCTGCCGTCGACGCGCCCGCATCGACGCCCGCCCTGCGCCGCGCGGCCGACGAGCATGGCTTCGGCTTCGCGGTGACCGGCGAGGGCAAGGGCGTGCTGGTCGTCCCCATCCCCTCGCTCGATCGTCCCGGGAGCGTGCCCGGGTACGTGAGCGCGGCCGTGGAGCTGGCGCCTTTGCAGCGCGCGCTCGAGGACGTCGCCGCGCGTCGCTTCGGCGGCGGATCCGTGGGGCTCGCGGTGGTCGACGCCGAGCGCAAGAGCGTGGCGGCGAGCGGACTGCTCGCGACGGCGAGCGGCGCGGACACCTCGGCGCACCCGATCTGGCAGCGCGCCTCGAAGGACAGCTCGCGCGCGGTGCACGTCGGCTGGGTCGCGCCGTACCGCGCCGCGGACGGCACGGCGATGATGAGCGTCGTCGAGTGGGTCCCCGAGCTCGGCTGGAGCGTCGCGCTCGTGCGGCCCGAGGAGGAGGCCTACCGCGTGCTCGGTGCGATGCGCAGACAGGGCGCGCTCGTCGCGGGCTTCGCCGTCGTGCTCGCGCTGCTCGCGGCCCTCGCGTCGGCGCGCTGGGTGGCGCGGCCCATCCTCGAGCTCGTTCGTCAAACGCGCCTCATCGGCGAGCGGCGCTGGCGCGATGTCTCCCTCGCCACGACCCGCACCGACGAGATCGGCCAGCTCACCACCTCGCTGGGCCGCATGGCGGGTGATCTCGAGCAAGGCGAGGCCGAGATCGGCCGGCAGGCCCGTCAACGCGCCGACCTCGGCCGCTTCCTGAGCAAGGAGCTGGTCGAGGCGATCGTGAGCGGCCGGCACGCGCTCGCGCTCGGCGGCGAGCGGGCGGGGGTGAGCGTGCTCTTCGCCGACGTGGTCGCCTTCACGCCCCTCGCCGAGACCCGGTCGGCCGAGGAGGTGGTGGCGCTGCTCAACGAGCTATTCTCCGTGCTCACCGAGGTCGTCTTCCGGCACGGCGGCACGGTCGACAAGTTCATCGGCGACTGCATCATGGCCGTCTGGGGCGCGCCCGTCGCCCACGAGGATCACGCCGCGCGCGCGCTCGCCGCGGCCGAGGACATGATGCGCTTCCTCGAGACCGCCAACGAGGGCTTTCGCGACAAATACGGCACGACCATCGAGCTTGGCATCGGGATCAACTCGGGCGAGGCCATCGTGGGCAACATCGGATCCGACAAGCGCATGGAGTACACGGTCATCGGTGACGTCGTGAACGTGGCCGCTCGGCTCGAGGCCGTGGCGCGCCCGAACCAGGTCCTCGTGGCGGAGGCGACGCGCGCGCTCGCCGGCGACGCCTTCGAGCTGCGGCTGCTCGGCGAGCGGGCTCTCACCGGAAGGCAGGCGACAACGAAGGTCTTCGAGCTCGTCACCGCGTAA
- a CDS encoding OmpA family protein, producing MLARAACSLACAGAASLLPAVALAQASTALDRLEPAPAGDGFVAVPRADVPGELRGSASLLASYAHAPLTLRTGTPGDPSDVGDLVSYQLALHVLAGLELFGRAKIDVDVPVTLSQGGESPLLGGTTYASPTGAAMNDVRLGLRVNLLRQRGNWPAASLSYAVWVPTGDEGAYTGTGEIRHAPAVVVGAEHGPVTWSFTVGRRFQDMGDGRGLLGGEILGGVAGAWRILPALTAHAEIFGATVTGDAPVFARGTTGLEAIVGARYAAGPLWFGLAAGPGITRGAGTPSFRLLATVGAAFGPKAVERRTSGEGDDRAMGSGDDPRLATAKPPSSAVASAKPPDGDGDSVPDAEDACPTRVGDARPDAFRRGCPLDTDGDKIADADDRCPEQVGVASVDPARYGCPPDTDGDGISDDTDACPKEQGKATTDPKTHGCPTSVRVEGTQIVILQEVNFATGKDEIAKESYPLLEQIAAVLAQHPEIARLAVDGHTDNVGAEKKNIALSQRRAVAVVHWLVEHRVDARRLEARGFGPRRPIASNDKPEGRAKNRRVEFQILKKTDLGEAGWTEGAAK from the coding sequence ATGCTCGCGCGTGCTGCCTGCTCCCTCGCGTGTGCGGGGGCGGCGAGCCTGCTCCCGGCAGTCGCGCTCGCGCAGGCGTCCACGGCGCTCGATCGCCTCGAGCCCGCGCCCGCCGGAGACGGCTTCGTCGCCGTGCCCCGCGCCGACGTCCCCGGCGAGCTGCGCGGATCGGCGTCCTTGCTCGCGTCGTACGCGCACGCGCCGCTCACCTTGCGCACGGGCACGCCCGGGGATCCGAGCGACGTCGGCGACCTCGTGAGCTACCAGCTCGCCCTGCACGTGCTCGCCGGTCTCGAGCTGTTCGGGCGCGCGAAGATCGACGTCGACGTGCCGGTCACGCTCTCGCAAGGCGGCGAGTCGCCGCTCCTCGGCGGCACGACGTACGCCTCGCCCACGGGCGCCGCGATGAACGACGTGCGCCTCGGCCTGCGCGTGAACCTGCTCCGCCAGCGGGGAAACTGGCCCGCCGCGAGCCTGTCGTACGCGGTGTGGGTGCCAACGGGCGACGAGGGCGCGTACACGGGCACCGGCGAGATCCGCCACGCGCCCGCGGTCGTCGTGGGCGCGGAGCACGGGCCGGTGACGTGGAGCTTCACCGTTGGCCGGCGCTTCCAGGACATGGGCGACGGCCGCGGGCTGCTCGGCGGCGAGATCCTGGGCGGCGTCGCGGGCGCTTGGCGCATCCTGCCCGCGCTCACCGCGCACGCCGAGATCTTCGGCGCCACCGTCACCGGCGATGCGCCCGTCTTCGCGCGCGGCACGACGGGCCTCGAGGCGATCGTGGGCGCGCGCTACGCGGCAGGGCCCCTGTGGTTCGGCCTGGCCGCAGGCCCCGGGATCACGCGGGGCGCAGGGACGCCCTCGTTCAGGCTCCTGGCCACCGTGGGCGCCGCCTTCGGTCCGAAGGCGGTCGAGCGGCGTACGAGCGGCGAGGGCGACGATCGCGCAATGGGCAGCGGCGACGACCCCCGCCTCGCGACCGCGAAGCCCCCCTCGAGCGCGGTTGCCTCCGCCAAGCCCCCCGACGGCGACGGCGACAGCGTGCCCGACGCCGAGGACGCTTGCCCCACGCGCGTGGGCGACGCCCGCCCCGACGCATTTCGCCGCGGCTGCCCGCTCGACACCGACGGCGACAAGATCGCCGACGCCGACGATCGCTGCCCCGAGCAGGTGGGCGTCGCGAGCGTCGATCCCGCGCGCTACGGCTGCCCGCCCGACACCGATGGCGACGGCATCTCCGACGACACCGACGCCTGCCCCAAGGAGCAGGGCAAGGCGACCACGGACCCGAAGACCCACGGCTGCCCGACCTCGGTGCGCGTCGAGGGCACGCAGATCGTCATCCTGCAGGAGGTCAACTTCGCCACCGGCAAGGACGAGATCGCCAAGGAGAGCTACCCGCTGCTCGAGCAGATCGCCGCCGTGCTCGCCCAGCACCCTGAAATCGCGCGGCTCGCCGTCGACGGCCACACGGACAACGTGGGCGCCGAGAAGAAGAACATCGCGCTGTCGCAGCGGCGCGCCGTCGCGGTCGTCCACTGGCTCGTCGAGCACCGCGTCGACGCGCGGCGCCTCGAGGCCCGCGGCTTCGGGCCTCGCCGCCCGATCGCGAGCAACGACAAACCCGAGGGGCGCGCGAAGAACCGCCGCGTGGAGTTCCAGATCCTGAAGAAGACCGACCTCGGCGAGGCGGGCTGGACCGAGGGGGCCGCCAAATGA